The Endozoicomonas montiporae CL-33 genome contains a region encoding:
- the pnp gene encoding polyribonucleotide nucleotidyltransferase, producing the protein MTPVTKTFTFGDQTITLETGRIARQASGAVLATMGETSVLATVVGAKEAKPGQDFFPLSVHYQEKTYAAGKIPGGFLKRESRPSEKETLTSRLIDRPIRPLFPKGFMNEVQVVLTVVSVDKKNDPDILAMVACSAALAISGIPFQGPIGGARVGFNEEKGYILNPSYAELETSELDMVVAGTKDAVLMVESEAEELTEDEMLGAVLFAHEEYQSVISAVEAFAAEAGKPVWDWAAEAENVELKEKMSAFEGKMREAYQITIKQDRYAAVGTLKQEVLEALVGEEEGQFEAGDVEKAFSKLEKNVVRGNIINGQPRIDGRDTKTVRPINVEIGVLPKTHGSALFTRGETQALVTTTLGTARDAQIIDSLEGETKDPFMLHYNFPAYSVGECGRMGAPGRREIGHGRLARRGVQAMLPTQDEFPYTVRVVSEITESNGSSSMASVCGSSLALMDAGVPLKAPVAGIAMGLVKEGEQFAVLTDILGDEDHLGDMDFKVAGTSEGITALQMDIKIAGITEEIMEIALDQACDARLHILDEMNKVISESRSELNENAPMTMSLKIDTDKIRDVIGKGGATIRSICEDTGASVDIDDSGMVKIFADDKEKAQAAYDRVYGITADAEVGQIYTGEVTRIVDFGAFVSVLPGRDGLVHISQIADERVEKVSDYLQMGQQVEVVVLDIDSRGRIKLSIKEVARAKEQQS; encoded by the coding sequence GTGACTCCGGTAACCAAAACTTTTACATTCGGTGACCAGACTATCACTCTGGAAACAGGCCGCATTGCCCGTCAGGCATCTGGTGCGGTTCTGGCGACTATGGGTGAAACGTCTGTTCTGGCCACTGTTGTGGGCGCTAAAGAGGCCAAGCCCGGACAGGACTTCTTCCCTCTGTCCGTGCACTATCAGGAAAAGACCTATGCTGCGGGTAAAATTCCTGGCGGTTTCCTGAAGCGTGAAAGCCGTCCTAGTGAAAAAGAAACCCTGACCTCCCGCCTGATCGACCGTCCTATTCGTCCGCTGTTCCCTAAAGGCTTCATGAATGAAGTTCAGGTGGTTCTGACCGTTGTATCTGTGGATAAGAAAAACGATCCGGACATTCTGGCGATGGTGGCTTGCTCTGCAGCGCTGGCTATTTCCGGTATTCCTTTCCAGGGACCCATTGGTGGTGCCCGCGTTGGTTTCAACGAAGAGAAAGGTTACATCCTGAACCCAAGTTACGCTGAGCTGGAAACCTCCGAGCTGGACATGGTGGTTGCAGGTACCAAAGACGCTGTACTGATGGTTGAGTCTGAAGCCGAAGAGCTGACTGAAGACGAAATGCTGGGCGCGGTGTTGTTTGCTCATGAAGAATACCAATCTGTCATCAGTGCTGTAGAAGCCTTTGCTGCTGAAGCGGGCAAGCCTGTTTGGGATTGGGCTGCTGAAGCTGAAAATGTTGAACTGAAAGAAAAAATGTCTGCGTTTGAAGGCAAGATGCGCGAAGCGTATCAGATCACCATCAAGCAGGATCGCTATGCAGCTGTTGGCACCCTGAAGCAGGAAGTGTTAGAAGCTCTGGTCGGTGAAGAAGAAGGTCAGTTCGAAGCGGGTGATGTTGAGAAAGCCTTCTCCAAGCTGGAGAAAAACGTTGTTCGCGGCAACATCATCAATGGACAGCCACGTATTGATGGTCGTGATACCAAGACTGTTCGCCCAATCAACGTAGAAATCGGTGTTCTGCCTAAGACTCACGGTTCTGCTTTGTTCACCCGTGGTGAAACTCAGGCGCTGGTTACAACCACTCTGGGTACTGCCCGTGACGCGCAGATTATCGACAGTCTGGAAGGCGAAACCAAAGATCCGTTCATGCTGCACTACAACTTCCCTGCTTACTCTGTTGGTGAGTGTGGTCGTATGGGTGCACCGGGTCGTCGTGAAATTGGTCACGGTCGTCTGGCTCGTCGTGGTGTTCAGGCTATGCTGCCGACTCAGGACGAATTCCCGTACACTGTTCGTGTCGTATCCGAAATCACTGAATCCAACGGTTCCAGCTCCATGGCTTCCGTCTGTGGTTCTTCCCTGGCTCTGATGGACGCGGGTGTGCCTCTGAAGGCGCCAGTCGCTGGTATCGCTATGGGTCTGGTTAAGGAAGGCGAACAATTTGCCGTTCTGACTGACATTCTGGGTGATGAAGACCATCTGGGTGACATGGACTTTAAAGTAGCCGGTACTTCTGAAGGTATCACTGCCCTGCAGATGGATATCAAGATTGCCGGTATCACCGAAGAGATCATGGAAATCGCGCTGGATCAGGCATGCGATGCGCGCCTGCACATTCTGGATGAGATGAACAAAGTCATCAGCGAAAGCCGTTCCGAGCTGAACGAAAACGCACCGATGACTATGTCCCTGAAGATCGATACGGACAAGATTCGCGATGTTATCGGTAAAGGCGGTGCGACTATCCGTTCTATCTGTGAAGACACCGGTGCTTCTGTTGATATCGACGACAGTGGTATGGTGAAGATCTTTGCAGACGACAAGGAAAAGGCTCAGGCTGCTTACGATCGCGTTTACGGCATCACTGCTGATGCAGAAGTTGGTCAGATCTATACTGGTGAAGTGACCCGTATCGTAGACTTTGGTGCGTTTGTTAGCGTGCTGCCGGGTCGTGATGGTCTGGTGCACATTTCCCAGATTGCTGACGAGCGTGTTGAGAAAGTGTCTGACTATCTGCAGATGGGTCAGCAGGTTGAAGTGGTTGTACTGGATATCGATTCCCGTGGCCGCATCAAGCTGAGTATCAAGGAAGTGGCTCGCGCTAAAGAGCAGCAGTCCTGA
- the dnaG gene encoding DNA primase, whose protein sequence is MAGRIPQTFIDDLLARVDIVDVIDSRVKLKKTGRNYSACCPFHKEKTPSFSVSPDKQFYYCFGCGASGNAIGFVMDFDHLDFPAAVDNLAGTQGMEVPREQSSQHSRRPDYSELYELMIRASEYYQEQLKTAPDAPRVINYLKQRGLDGQTCKQFGIGFAPPGWDNLQNLLATSDEKEQQLINTGMLVENEESKNRYDRFRDRVMFPIRDSRGRIIAFGGRVLGDAKPKYLNSPESPIFHKGRELYGLYEAKKSNRSLERILVVEGYMDVVALSQLGINNAVATLGTATTLEHMQRLFKTVPEVVFCFDGDDAGRRAAWRALESTLPNMQDGRQARFLFLPQGEDPDSMVRQEGSEQFLQRIQDQALSLDTFLFRELEDGLDLQTMDGRARLTKLAEPYLGKLPDGIFRQLLLQKLSGLTGLETSRLEAHMSSEPEAKPATDHTTQDKHHSQFESYNHAGHSYTEHYTEHYPDMHVSGYPDHYPDSHHDNYTTDSFSYSQSMKQGAYNPHKSKGFFDKRAKNFNPVLEKTQIKVGRSLYAIRHLLCNPQLAADVKCVDTLAEDNDADTELLVELLKTLKQQPKLATSALIAQWYGTEKGKRLQQVATLELGHEPDDGEFWEAIKRISDKVADLKHQQASNKISSTLANRKPNQLDERQRSEIEEWLKNHKARLGISTTGASQDKTKVSKK, encoded by the coding sequence ATGGCTGGACGCATTCCACAGACATTTATTGACGACCTGCTGGCCAGAGTCGATATCGTCGATGTGATTGACAGTCGGGTCAAGCTGAAGAAAACCGGTCGCAATTACTCGGCCTGCTGCCCGTTCCACAAAGAAAAGACCCCCTCTTTTTCCGTCAGCCCTGACAAACAGTTCTATTACTGCTTTGGCTGCGGTGCCAGCGGCAACGCCATTGGCTTTGTGATGGATTTTGATCATCTCGACTTTCCGGCGGCTGTTGACAACCTCGCCGGCACTCAGGGCATGGAAGTCCCCAGAGAACAGAGCAGCCAACATAGCCGTCGCCCGGACTACTCCGAGCTGTATGAGTTGATGATCCGTGCTTCAGAGTATTATCAGGAACAACTGAAAACAGCCCCTGACGCCCCAAGAGTCATTAATTACCTCAAACAACGCGGACTCGATGGTCAGACTTGCAAACAGTTTGGTATTGGCTTTGCGCCCCCGGGCTGGGACAACCTGCAGAATCTTCTGGCCACCAGTGACGAGAAAGAACAGCAGCTGATTAACACCGGCATGCTGGTTGAAAACGAAGAAAGCAAAAACCGCTACGACCGTTTCCGCGATCGGGTCATGTTTCCCATTCGCGACAGCCGGGGACGCATCATTGCCTTTGGCGGACGCGTTCTGGGCGATGCAAAGCCAAAGTACCTAAATTCACCCGAGTCGCCCATTTTCCATAAAGGCAGGGAACTTTATGGCCTTTACGAGGCCAAAAAGAGCAATCGTTCTCTGGAGCGCATTCTGGTGGTGGAAGGGTACATGGATGTAGTGGCACTGTCGCAACTGGGCATCAACAATGCCGTCGCCACCCTGGGCACCGCCACAACGCTGGAACACATGCAGCGACTGTTCAAAACGGTTCCCGAAGTCGTGTTCTGTTTTGACGGCGACGATGCCGGACGACGGGCAGCATGGCGCGCACTGGAATCCACACTGCCCAACATGCAGGACGGCCGACAGGCACGCTTTCTGTTTCTCCCTCAGGGCGAAGATCCGGACAGCATGGTTCGACAGGAAGGTTCCGAGCAGTTTCTCCAGCGGATTCAGGATCAGGCATTAAGTCTGGACACCTTTCTCTTCAGAGAACTGGAAGATGGTCTGGATTTACAAACCATGGATGGCAGGGCTCGACTGACCAAACTGGCTGAACCCTATCTGGGCAAACTGCCAGATGGCATATTCAGGCAGTTACTGTTGCAGAAACTCTCGGGACTCACCGGACTGGAGACATCCAGACTGGAAGCTCATATGAGCAGCGAACCTGAGGCAAAACCTGCGACCGATCATACGACTCAGGACAAGCATCACAGTCAGTTCGAGTCATATAATCATGCAGGGCATAGCTACACGGAACACTACACGGAACACTATCCGGATATGCATGTCAGTGGCTACCCTGATCATTACCCAGATAGCCATCATGATAACTATACGACAGATTCGTTTAGTTATTCACAATCGATGAAACAGGGTGCATACAACCCTCATAAGTCAAAAGGTTTTTTTGACAAAAGGGCAAAAAACTTTAATCCTGTTTTAGAGAAAACACAGATAAAAGTCGGGCGTTCACTCTATGCCATACGACATTTACTGTGTAATCCACAGCTCGCGGCCGATGTAAAATGTGTTGATACACTGGCAGAGGACAACGATGCCGATACTGAATTACTCGTTGAGCTATTAAAAACACTGAAACAACAACCCAAACTGGCCACCAGCGCATTAATTGCCCAGTGGTATGGCACAGAAAAGGGTAAACGACTACAGCAGGTTGCCACTCTGGAACTTGGGCATGAGCCTGACGACGGAGAGTTCTGGGAAGCGATCAAACGCATTTCAGACAAAGTGGCAGACCTGAAACACCAGCAGGCTTCAAACAAGATTTCAAGCACGCTGGCGAATAGAAAACCAAACCAATTGGACGAAAGACAACGCAGCGAAATCGAAGAGTGGCTGAAAAATCATAAAGCACGTCTTGGTATTAGCACCACTGGCGCGTCCCAGGATAAAACGAAAGTATCAAAAAAATAA
- the putP gene encoding sodium/proline symporter PutP encodes MTSNTPLIIMTFFVYLAIMLLIGGWAWKRTKDSSDYFLGGRTLGPWPAALSAGASDMSGWLLLGLPGYAFASGVEAFWLAGGLFAGTWLNWLFVARRLRSYSQIAGNALTLPEFFRNRFRDNSRSLQVVSAFFILLFFLFYTSSGLVAGGKLFETVFDLNYRWAVIIGTACIISYTLFGGFIAVSWTDLIQGLLMAAALLLVPVVALQTTGDTSMTSQLKDLNPELLNPFTAADGSALGFIAIISLAAWGLGYFGQPHILARFAGIRSTADIPTARRIAVGWSGISMLGAIMVGLTGLLFLNDSNTTLGDGETIFMVLVNALFHPMIAGILLAAILAAIMSTADSQLLVSSSALAEDFYKAVLRPDASSAEVLMVGRLAVVIIALIALSLAMVPDSSVLDLVSYAWAGFGAAFGPVLIMSLFWSRMNRNGALAGIIIGGVTVVIWKQLSGGWFDLYEIVPGMAFGFVGIYFTSLLSAPPSEDITTEFNEAQSA; translated from the coding sequence ATGACAAGTAACACCCCCCTGATTATTATGACGTTCTTCGTCTATCTGGCCATCATGCTGCTGATTGGCGGCTGGGCATGGAAACGCACCAAAGACTCCTCCGACTATTTTCTGGGTGGCAGAACCCTTGGCCCATGGCCTGCTGCTCTCAGCGCCGGTGCCTCTGACATGAGTGGCTGGTTACTCCTAGGACTGCCCGGCTACGCGTTTGCTTCCGGTGTAGAAGCCTTCTGGCTGGCAGGCGGACTGTTTGCGGGCACCTGGCTAAACTGGCTGTTTGTTGCCAGACGCTTACGTTCCTATTCTCAAATAGCCGGCAACGCTCTGACACTGCCCGAGTTTTTCAGAAATCGTTTCCGTGACAACTCTCGTTCATTACAGGTTGTCTCTGCCTTCTTTATTTTGCTGTTCTTTCTGTTCTACACCAGCTCCGGTCTGGTTGCAGGCGGAAAACTGTTTGAAACCGTGTTTGACCTGAACTATCGCTGGGCCGTGATTATCGGCACTGCCTGCATTATCTCCTATACACTGTTTGGCGGCTTTATTGCGGTTTCCTGGACGGACCTGATTCAGGGCTTATTAATGGCCGCAGCACTGCTACTGGTTCCGGTGGTCGCCCTTCAGACAACAGGCGACACATCAATGACCAGTCAGCTTAAGGATCTGAACCCTGAGCTGCTGAACCCGTTTACAGCTGCAGACGGCTCAGCTCTCGGGTTCATTGCCATTATCTCTCTGGCAGCCTGGGGGTTGGGATATTTTGGTCAGCCACACATACTGGCTCGCTTCGCAGGTATTCGTTCAACAGCAGATATTCCTACAGCTCGCCGCATTGCCGTCGGCTGGTCTGGCATTTCCATGCTGGGTGCCATTATGGTTGGCCTGACCGGCCTGCTGTTCCTCAACGATAGCAATACTACTCTGGGCGATGGCGAAACGATCTTTATGGTGCTGGTCAACGCCCTGTTCCACCCAATGATCGCTGGCATACTTCTGGCCGCGATACTCGCAGCCATTATGAGCACTGCCGACTCCCAGCTACTGGTTTCTTCCTCCGCACTGGCGGAAGACTTCTATAAAGCGGTTCTTCGTCCTGACGCCAGCTCGGCTGAAGTTCTGATGGTCGGACGCCTTGCCGTAGTCATCATTGCACTGATCGCCCTGTCACTGGCCATGGTGCCAGACAGCTCGGTACTGGATCTGGTGTCCTATGCCTGGGCAGGCTTTGGTGCTGCCTTTGGCCCTGTACTGATCATGAGTCTGTTCTGGTCACGAATGAACCGTAATGGTGCTCTGGCAGGTATTATCATTGGCGGAGTCACCGTGGTTATCTGGAAACAGCTCAGTGGCGGATGGTTTGACCTGTATGAGATTGTGCCCGGCATGGCGTTTGGCTTTGTCGGCATCTACTTCACCAGCCTGTTGAGCGCACCTCCTTCTGAAGACATCACTACCGAGTTCAATGAAGCTCAATCTGCCTGA
- the pykF gene encoding pyruvate kinase PykF, producing the protein MRKTKIVCTIGPKSESREMLTKLVDCGMNVMRLNFSHGNFEEHGDRINTIRQVSAETGKKVAILLDTKGPEIRTVKLQGGNDVMLTAGQEFTLTTDASVIGDNTKVAVTYKGLCEDLKPDNTVLLDDGLIEMTVKEVKGTEILCDVKNSGELGENKGVNLPGVSVQLPALSEKDKADLVFGCEQGVDFVAASFIRKASDVQEIRELLDSNGGENIHIISKIENQEGVDNFDDILSVSDGIMVARGDLGVEIPVDQVIFAQKMMIGKCNKARKPVITATQMLDSMIKNPRPTRAEAGDVANAILDGTDAVMLSGESAKGKYPAESVSVMSTICESTDGTIESKVEGYDLEIEERRSITQAVCRGAVKTSETLEAKLIIVATKKGKSARSVRKFFPDAPILAVTSSQKTAQQLCLTKGVTTTIVEGLDSSDQFYKLGKDMAVEMGLAKAGDTVVMVSGALVPSGTTNTSSVHIID; encoded by the coding sequence GTGAGAAAGACCAAGATAGTTTGTACTATCGGACCAAAGTCTGAATCCAGGGAAATGCTGACCAAGCTGGTTGACTGTGGCATGAATGTGATGAGACTTAACTTCTCTCACGGCAACTTTGAAGAGCACGGTGACCGCATCAACACTATTCGTCAGGTGAGCGCGGAAACAGGTAAAAAAGTTGCCATCCTGCTGGACACCAAAGGTCCTGAAATCCGCACTGTAAAGCTGCAGGGCGGTAATGACGTGATGCTGACCGCCGGTCAGGAATTCACTCTGACCACCGACGCCAGCGTTATCGGCGACAACACCAAAGTAGCTGTGACCTACAAAGGTCTGTGTGAAGACCTGAAGCCGGACAACACCGTTCTGCTGGACGACGGTCTGATCGAAATGACCGTTAAGGAAGTTAAAGGCACCGAAATCCTGTGCGACGTTAAAAACAGCGGCGAACTGGGTGAGAACAAAGGTGTTAACCTGCCAGGCGTCAGCGTTCAACTGCCAGCACTGTCTGAAAAAGACAAGGCCGACCTGGTATTCGGTTGCGAGCAGGGCGTTGACTTTGTCGCTGCTTCCTTCATCCGGAAGGCTTCCGACGTTCAGGAAATCCGTGAACTGCTGGACTCCAACGGCGGCGAAAACATCCACATCATCTCCAAGATCGAAAACCAGGAAGGCGTAGACAACTTCGACGACATCCTGTCTGTTTCTGACGGCATCATGGTAGCCCGTGGCGACCTGGGTGTAGAAATTCCGGTTGATCAGGTGATCTTTGCCCAGAAGATGATGATCGGCAAGTGTAACAAAGCGCGTAAGCCGGTTATCACTGCCACCCAGATGCTGGACTCCATGATCAAAAACCCACGTCCTACCCGTGCAGAAGCCGGTGACGTGGCAAACGCGATTCTGGACGGCACCGACGCTGTTATGCTGTCTGGTGAAAGTGCCAAGGGTAAATACCCGGCTGAATCCGTTAGCGTGATGTCCACCATCTGTGAAAGCACTGATGGCACCATCGAGTCCAAGGTTGAAGGCTACGATCTGGAAATCGAAGAACGTCGCAGCATCACACAGGCCGTTTGCCGTGGTGCCGTTAAAACGTCCGAAACTCTGGAAGCCAAGCTGATTATCGTTGCGACCAAGAAAGGTAAATCTGCTCGCTCCGTTCGCAAGTTCTTCCCGGATGCTCCAATTCTGGCAGTGACCAGCTCCCAGAAGACTGCACAGCAGCTGTGCCTGACCAAAGGTGTTACCACCACGATTGTTGAAGGACTGGACAGCTCTGATCAGTTCTATAAGCTGGGTAAGGATATGGCTGTTGAAATGGGTCTGGCTAAAGCGGGCGATACGGTTGTTATGGTATCCGGCGCTCTGGTTCCTTCCGGCACCACCAACACCTCTTCTGTTCACATCATCGACTAA
- the rpoD gene encoding RNA polymerase sigma factor RpoD — MSANSQQQSRLKELISRGKEQGYLTYAEVNDHLPEDISDPDQVEDIIRMINDMGITVYETAPDADTLLMAEAETDEAAVEEAAAALAAVEQEAGRTTDPVRMYMREMGTVELLTREGEIQIAKRIEEGLREVMSALSQFPGSVQIVLDEYDRINEEEGRLTDLISGYIDPDSDVTPPPAAPIPSVEEMQEDFDDDENEDDEDDEEPGGLDPEEARERFEALQVKHEQMINVLAEHERGTQAAKQALTELAEPFMPLKLVPRIFDMLVFRIRNTLENIRSNERAIMQLCVRRSKMPRKIFLKTFPGNETNLEWVEQITAGSAAYSENIIAYRDEIIRAQKKLASIEKDYGITLNQIKDINRKMSLGEARARRAKKEMVEANLRLVISIAKKYTNRGLQFLDLIQEGNIGLMKAVDKFEYRRGYKFSTYATWWIRQAITRSIADQARTIRIPVHMIETINKLNRISRQMLQEMGREPTPEELAVRMEMPEDKIRKVLKISKEPISMETPIGDDEDSHLGDFIEDATIQSPIDRATGSGLKESTRQVLSGLTAREAKVLRMRFGIDMNTDHTLEEVGKQFDVTRERIRQIEAKALRKLRHPTRSDHLRSFLDE; from the coding sequence ATGTCAGCTAATTCGCAACAACAATCCCGACTGAAAGAGCTTATCTCTCGCGGTAAGGAACAGGGCTACCTGACTTATGCAGAGGTAAACGACCATCTGCCGGAAGACATTTCTGATCCGGATCAGGTCGAAGACATCATCCGCATGATTAACGACATGGGTATTACGGTCTACGAAACAGCGCCGGACGCCGATACCCTGTTGATGGCAGAAGCCGAAACTGACGAAGCGGCCGTAGAAGAAGCAGCGGCTGCTCTTGCTGCTGTGGAGCAGGAAGCTGGTCGAACCACCGACCCGGTACGTATGTACATGCGTGAAATGGGTACTGTAGAACTTCTCACCCGTGAAGGCGAAATCCAGATCGCCAAGCGTATTGAAGAAGGTCTGCGCGAAGTCATGTCGGCTCTGTCTCAGTTCCCGGGTTCCGTACAAATCGTTCTTGATGAATACGATCGCATCAACGAAGAAGAAGGTCGCCTGACCGACCTGATCAGTGGCTACATCGACCCTGATTCCGACGTGACGCCACCACCGGCAGCACCGATTCCCAGCGTTGAAGAAATGCAGGAAGACTTCGACGATGATGAAAACGAAGATGACGAGGACGATGAAGAACCGGGCGGTCTGGACCCGGAAGAAGCCCGCGAACGCTTTGAAGCATTGCAGGTCAAGCATGAGCAGATGATCAACGTTCTGGCCGAGCATGAACGTGGCACACAAGCTGCGAAGCAGGCTCTGACCGAGCTGGCTGAACCGTTCATGCCACTGAAGCTGGTTCCGCGTATATTCGACATGCTGGTGTTCCGCATTCGCAACACGCTGGAAAACATCCGCAGCAATGAACGCGCCATCATGCAATTGTGTGTACGCCGTTCCAAAATGCCGCGCAAGATCTTCCTGAAGACCTTCCCTGGTAACGAAACCAATCTGGAATGGGTTGAGCAGATCACTGCCGGCAGCGCCGCTTACTCAGAAAACATCATAGCCTATCGCGATGAAATCATTCGCGCCCAGAAAAAACTGGCTTCGATCGAGAAGGATTACGGCATCACGCTTAACCAGATCAAAGACATCAACCGCAAGATGTCTCTGGGTGAAGCCCGCGCCCGTCGCGCCAAGAAAGAGATGGTTGAGGCCAACCTGCGTCTGGTGATTTCTATTGCCAAGAAATACACCAACCGTGGCCTGCAATTCCTGGACCTGATTCAGGAAGGTAACATCGGCCTGATGAAAGCCGTAGACAAGTTCGAATACCGTCGTGGTTACAAGTTCTCCACGTACGCTACCTGGTGGATTCGCCAGGCGATCACCCGCTCTATTGCCGACCAGGCTCGTACGATCCGTATTCCGGTACACATGATCGAGACCATCAACAAACTGAACCGCATCTCCCGTCAGATGCTTCAGGAAATGGGTCGCGAACCAACGCCGGAAGAACTGGCCGTGCGCATGGAAATGCCGGAAGACAAGATCCGCAAGGTTCTGAAGATTTCCAAAGAGCCTATTTCCATGGAAACGCCGATTGGTGACGATGAAGATTCCCACCTGGGTGACTTTATCGAAGATGCGACCATCCAGTCGCCCATCGATCGAGCTACAGGTTCCGGCCTGAAAGAGTCTACCCGCCAGGTACTCTCCGGGCTGACTGCCCGTGAGGCAAAAGTCCTGCGTATGCGTTTCGGTATCGACATGAACACCGACCACACTCTGGAAGAAGTGGGTAAGCAGTTCGACGTTACCCGCGAACGTATCCGTCAGATCGAAGCCAAGGCTCTGCGCAAGCTGCGCCATCCTACCCGCTCCGATCACCTGCGCAGCTTCCTGGACGAATAA
- a CDS encoding GatB/YqeY domain-containing protein, with product MSECTVKDQLTSAMKEAMRNREKARLSTIRLALAELKRIEVDEKSLDDTRALAALDKMAKQRRDAITQFKSAGRTDLAEQEQFELTVIQDFLPEPLSPEDIDQIVRDAIAQSGAEGMKDMGKVMGLVKPQVQGRADMAQISQSVKKLLG from the coding sequence ATGAGCGAATGCACAGTCAAGGACCAGCTGACTTCAGCAATGAAAGAAGCCATGCGCAATCGTGAAAAGGCTCGCCTGTCCACTATCCGCTTGGCTCTGGCAGAATTGAAACGAATTGAAGTAGACGAAAAGTCGCTGGACGACACCCGTGCCCTTGCAGCTCTGGACAAAATGGCCAAGCAACGCCGCGATGCCATTACCCAGTTCAAGTCTGCGGGGCGCACGGATCTCGCTGAACAGGAACAGTTTGAACTGACCGTCATTCAGGACTTTCTGCCTGAACCACTCTCCCCTGAAGACATCGACCAGATTGTCCGTGATGCCATTGCCCAAAGCGGTGCAGAAGGCATGAAAGATATGGGCAAAGTCATGGGTCTGGTGAAACCACAGGTTCAGGGTCGTGCCGATATGGCGCAAATCAGCCAGTCGGTTAAAAAACTGCTGGGCTGA
- the rpsU gene encoding 30S ribosomal protein S21 — protein MPAVKVKENEPFDVALRRFKRSCEKAGVLAEVRRREHYEKPTSVRKRKAAAAVKRHLKKLQREQRRRERLY, from the coding sequence ATGCCTGCTGTTAAAGTTAAAGAAAATGAACCGTTTGACGTAGCCCTGCGCCGCTTCAAGCGCTCTTGCGAAAAAGCTGGTGTACTGGCTGAAGTACGTCGTCGTGAACACTACGAGAAGCCGACTTCTGTTCGTAAGCGCAAAGCTGCTGCTGCCGTTAAGCGTCATCTTAAAAAACTGCAGCGCGAACAGCGTCGTCGCGAGCGTCTGTATTAA
- the rpsO gene encoding 30S ribosomal protein S15 — MALTVEKKAEIIKEFGRSEGDSGCPEVQVALLTANIEGLQSHFKANHKDHHSRRGLIRMVNQRRSMLDYLKRKDVERYRSLIERLGLRR; from the coding sequence ATGGCTTTGACTGTTGAAAAGAAAGCTGAAATCATCAAGGAATTCGGTCGCTCTGAAGGTGACAGCGGTTGTCCTGAAGTTCAGGTAGCCCTGCTGACTGCTAACATCGAAGGTTTGCAGTCTCACTTCAAAGCTAACCACAAGGATCACCATTCCCGTCGTGGCCTGATCCGCATGGTAAACCAGCGTCGCAGCATGCTGGACTACCTGAAGCGTAAGGACGTTGAGCGCTACCGCAGCCTGATCGAACGTCTGGGTCTGCGTCGCTAA